A genomic region of Hydrogenovibrio crunogenus contains the following coding sequences:
- a CDS encoding ABC transporter substrate-binding protein: MFSRKKLLGLFSGLFLSAQALSVSAEPLKIGYSDWPGWVAWEVAIEKDWFAKEGVDVKFEWFDYVASMDAFAAGQIDAVGMTNGDALVTGATGAQSVMFLMNDYSNGNDMVIGAPGIDSIKDLKGKKVGVEVGFVSHLLLLNALKDNGMSESDVTLVNVPTNETPQVLASGQVDAIVAWQPSSGSALDLVPGSKPIYTSADEPGLIYDMLCVSPSSYSAKRDEWEKVAKVWYKVVDYVNDPKTKADAIAIMASRVGLTPEKYSQFVKGTKILSLEEAKKHFKKGDGFSSIYGSTKLSDDFNVANKVYADPQDIKSYIDPSITLGM; encoded by the coding sequence ATGTTCTCTCGTAAAAAACTATTAGGATTGTTCTCAGGATTATTCCTTTCCGCTCAAGCGCTTTCAGTGAGTGCGGAACCGTTGAAAATTGGTTACAGTGATTGGCCAGGATGGGTTGCTTGGGAAGTAGCCATTGAAAAAGACTGGTTCGCCAAAGAAGGTGTGGATGTTAAGTTTGAATGGTTTGATTATGTTGCTTCTATGGATGCATTCGCAGCGGGGCAAATCGATGCTGTGGGTATGACCAATGGTGATGCTTTGGTGACCGGTGCGACAGGCGCGCAAAGTGTCATGTTCTTAATGAACGATTACAGTAATGGCAATGACATGGTGATTGGTGCCCCAGGCATTGATTCGATTAAAGATTTAAAAGGTAAGAAAGTAGGCGTTGAAGTTGGTTTCGTGAGTCATTTATTACTGTTAAATGCTTTAAAAGACAATGGGATGTCAGAATCTGATGTAACGTTGGTGAACGTTCCAACTAACGAAACGCCACAAGTATTGGCTTCTGGTCAAGTGGATGCGATTGTGGCATGGCAGCCAAGTTCAGGTTCAGCTCTGGATCTTGTTCCTGGATCAAAACCGATTTATACCAGTGCGGATGAGCCGGGTCTAATCTATGACATGCTATGCGTCTCTCCAAGCAGTTATTCTGCGAAGCGTGACGAGTGGGAAAAAGTGGCTAAGGTTTGGTATAAGGTTGTTGATTACGTGAATGATCCTAAAACCAAAGCGGATGCGATTGCAATTATGGCATCACGTGTCGGGTTAACGCCTGAGAAGTATAGTCAGTTTGTAAAAGGGACTAAGATCTTATCTTTAGAAGAAGCTAAGAAACACTTCAAGAAAGGTGACGGATTTAGCTCAATCTATGGTTCAACCAAGCTATCTGATGACTTTAACGTTGCCAATAAAGTTTACGCTGATCCACAAGATATCAAATCATATATTGACCCTTCTATAACGCTGGGAATGTAA
- a CDS encoding N-acyl homoserine lactonase family protein has product MTQVTKFWPILTGRHTYEKTLSTRNRGHGELIKAPILAYLIETTNGRILFDVGCDYQKIQQDDQRKQYYENDAFPFGPPEMSEEERLPNRLEVLGLQSEDIDLVFCSHLHFDHAGGLCEFCHAEVHVHAKEMQAAKEPADDAYFASDFELPLNWKIQTGEYDLVPGVSAIETPGHTAGHMSMLIEMPKGSPILLAGDAADLSENIEEEIAPGLCWQDNEQLAIESIQKLKYLSQKNEANLWPNHDWEFFQRHNRFPKHFE; this is encoded by the coding sequence ATGACACAAGTAACCAAATTTTGGCCGATTTTAACCGGTCGACATACCTACGAAAAAACGCTTTCAACTCGAAATAGAGGGCATGGAGAGTTGATCAAAGCACCGATTTTGGCATATTTGATTGAAACGACAAATGGTCGAATTTTGTTTGATGTGGGGTGTGATTACCAAAAGATTCAACAAGACGACCAAAGAAAGCAATATTACGAAAATGATGCCTTTCCGTTTGGTCCACCAGAAATGTCTGAAGAAGAGCGACTGCCGAATCGTTTGGAAGTGTTAGGTCTTCAGTCGGAAGATATTGATTTGGTTTTTTGTAGTCATTTGCATTTTGATCATGCGGGTGGGTTGTGTGAATTTTGTCATGCGGAAGTGCATGTGCATGCAAAAGAAATGCAGGCGGCTAAAGAGCCGGCGGATGATGCCTATTTTGCTTCGGATTTTGAATTGCCTTTGAACTGGAAGATTCAAACGGGTGAGTATGATTTGGTGCCGGGTGTCAGCGCGATTGAAACACCGGGACATACTGCGGGGCATATGTCGATGTTGATTGAGATGCCAAAAGGCAGCCCGATTTTATTGGCGGGCGACGCGGCCGATCTTTCTGAGAATATCGAAGAAGAAATCGCCCCGGGATTGTGTTGGCAAGACAATGAGCAACTGGCGATTGAAAGTATTCAGAAGTTGAAATATCTAAGCCAAAAAAATGAAGCCAATTTGTGGCCGAATCATGACTGGGAATTTTTTCAGCGCCATAATCGTTTTCCAAAACATTTTGAGTGA
- a CDS encoding sugar phosphate isomerase/epimerase family protein, with product MELKLFKSLWGNTLKFDQACLQAKDALFDGIEGPAPLVVTEQKEWRDQLNQNGLDYIAEIVTGGDYVPQRDWTPKQHLDDFKRRLEASLILSPVAATCLTGCDAWEESQSVDFYGEALGIAKEYGLPLSFETHRSRPFFNPWSTLRIVQQLPDLKLTADISHWCVVCERLMDSEMETLMQLVPRVAHVHARVGYDQGPQVPHPAAPEYEAALRSHQTFWQAIWHDHLDQGKAFTTMTPEFGPDGYCHLLPFTQAPVADIWQINQWMAQTERQHFNQFLKSQV from the coding sequence ATGGAACTTAAATTGTTTAAAAGCCTTTGGGGCAATACGCTTAAATTTGACCAGGCCTGCCTTCAAGCCAAAGACGCTTTGTTTGATGGAATTGAAGGCCCAGCGCCATTAGTCGTTACCGAACAGAAAGAGTGGCGCGATCAGTTAAATCAAAATGGATTGGATTACATTGCCGAGATTGTCACCGGTGGGGATTATGTGCCTCAGCGAGATTGGACGCCCAAACAACACTTGGATGATTTTAAAAGACGGCTGGAAGCCAGTTTGATATTGTCGCCTGTGGCGGCCACCTGTTTAACCGGTTGTGATGCTTGGGAAGAATCTCAAAGTGTGGACTTTTATGGCGAGGCGTTAGGTATTGCAAAAGAGTATGGGCTGCCGTTGAGTTTTGAAACGCACCGGAGTCGTCCTTTCTTTAATCCGTGGTCGACCTTAAGAATCGTGCAGCAATTGCCGGATTTAAAGTTGACCGCGGACATCAGTCATTGGTGTGTGGTGTGTGAGCGTCTGATGGATTCGGAAATGGAGACATTGATGCAGTTGGTGCCACGGGTGGCGCATGTCCATGCTCGCGTTGGATACGATCAAGGACCTCAAGTACCTCATCCGGCTGCACCGGAGTATGAAGCGGCACTGCGTTCGCATCAGACTTTTTGGCAAGCTATTTGGCATGATCATTTGGATCAGGGCAAAGCCTTTACAACCATGACCCCGGAATTTGGGCCGGATGGTTATTGTCATTTATTGCCTTTCACGCAAGCACCTGTCGCGGATATCTGGCAAATCAATCAATGGATGGCGCAAACCGAGCGTCAGCATTTCAATCAGTTTTTAAAGTCTCAAGTTTAA
- a CDS encoding HAD-IIB family hydrolase: protein MSSRLLLCTDMDRTIIPNGVQKELSTARQDLKTFCDRPEVTLVYVTGRHRALVQEAIEEYQLPYPDYVISDVGTKIYQTQQDEWQVLDQWESVIDQDWHGKTHQDLLETLTLLEGMELQEPSKQNTHKLSYYVSLSTNIDRLLKEADSLLQAQKVDASLIWSIDEAENIGLLDILPKNATKLHAIQFLQRFLNYSLEEVVFAGDSGNDLPVLTSEIHSVLVANASDDIKKQALHLAHANQTTEALYLAQNQSGENGNYAAGVLQGVRHYIPTLQNI from the coding sequence ATGTCGTCTCGATTATTACTTTGCACGGATATGGATCGAACCATTATTCCAAATGGTGTTCAAAAAGAACTCTCCACCGCTAGACAGGACTTAAAAACCTTTTGCGACCGACCGGAAGTGACACTGGTTTATGTTACCGGGCGCCATCGAGCACTGGTTCAAGAAGCCATCGAGGAATATCAACTCCCTTATCCTGATTATGTCATCAGCGATGTCGGCACGAAAATTTACCAGACACAACAAGATGAATGGCAAGTACTTGACCAGTGGGAATCCGTCATCGACCAAGACTGGCATGGCAAAACCCACCAGGACTTACTCGAAACATTAACGCTTCTGGAAGGGATGGAGCTGCAAGAACCGAGCAAACAGAATACCCATAAACTCAGTTACTATGTCTCCTTATCAACCAATATTGACCGATTACTTAAAGAAGCCGATTCCCTGCTACAAGCACAGAAAGTCGATGCCAGCTTGATTTGGAGTATTGATGAAGCTGAAAATATTGGCTTGCTGGATATTTTACCGAAAAATGCCACCAAACTGCATGCGATACAGTTTTTACAACGTTTTCTAAACTACTCTTTGGAGGAAGTTGTTTTTGCAGGAGACAGCGGCAATGATCTTCCGGTACTCACCAGTGAAATTCATTCGGTATTGGTTGCCAACGCCAGTGATGACATTAAAAAGCAGGCGTTACATTTGGCACACGCCAATCAAACGACTGAAGCCTTATACCTTGCACAAAACCAATCAGGTGAAAACGGCAACTATGCTGCCGGTGTTTTACAAGGCGTTAGGCATTACATTCCAACACTTCAAAACATATAA
- a CDS encoding creatininase family protein has translation MNQWHQMTWEEVSRLVNSGIDSALLPVGATEQHGPHLGCGMDSEIASQLAEKVSEQTEVALLPTLPYGCSIGHSERWPGTIALQPKTLIDVVKEVGDWVHASGFKRLFILNSHVSNFAPLRCALEMLRAEHDGFMVALVNSATVSERVKDRHFEDAEDWHANEAETSLMMALAPELVREDKLQDSDDPDRTESCVFSHPVNRTSLNGVTGCPSLATFEKGQELFSWMVEDLSCVVKKGMTETSPLPYGYFDKTNL, from the coding sequence ATGAACCAATGGCATCAGATGACATGGGAAGAAGTGTCCCGATTGGTGAATTCCGGTATCGATTCGGCGTTGTTACCGGTAGGGGCGACGGAACAACATGGTCCGCATTTGGGTTGTGGGATGGATTCGGAGATTGCCAGTCAACTGGCAGAAAAAGTCTCTGAACAAACGGAGGTGGCTTTATTGCCGACATTGCCTTATGGCTGTTCCATCGGGCATTCAGAACGCTGGCCGGGCACGATTGCACTGCAACCGAAGACCTTAATCGATGTGGTTAAGGAAGTTGGCGATTGGGTGCATGCTTCCGGGTTTAAGCGATTGTTTATTTTAAACAGTCATGTTTCCAACTTCGCCCCTTTACGCTGTGCGTTGGAAATGCTGCGTGCGGAGCATGATGGTTTTATGGTGGCGCTGGTCAATTCGGCAACGGTGAGTGAGCGAGTGAAAGACCGCCACTTTGAAGATGCCGAAGACTGGCATGCCAATGAAGCAGAAACCTCGTTGATGATGGCGCTGGCGCCAGAGTTGGTACGAGAAGATAAATTGCAAGACAGTGATGACCCTGATCGAACGGAGAGCTGTGTGTTTTCGCACCCCGTAAACCGCACCAGCTTAAACGGTGTGACCGGATGTCCGAGTTTGGCAACGTTCGAAAAAGGCCAAGAGTTATTTAGCTGGATGGTTGAAGATTTAAGTTGTGTGGTCAAAAAAGGAATGACGGAAACGTCCCCTCTGCCGTATGGCTATTTTGATAAAACAAACCTTTAA
- a CDS encoding fatty acid desaturase yields MDNKQSLFRHEDAKLPNFLAFTYIALTYVFGFVFVLSEPLWLNVIGVVMLAHSMVIAAYLIHEAAHHSLFRNKKHNQWFSEILLWVTGTSYSHFEDIQNKHNRHHIDRADVVSFDFRPLLQKHPLFLKVIKAFEWAYIPALEIWMHFLVIVLPFIKESRRARRTHVVTVLILRVAFFWGLASISIDVLWLYPIAYLMFLTVMRFMDVHQHTYEVFETLDQKRGPEAKLRDAEFEEHNTYSNLLSLRYPWVNLLVLNFCYHNVHHKSMLQPWYRLPKLHAEMFGNDYQQILTFKHLIKSFHRYRVPRILNGDPVNLPVKQDEGESFIGVDGVSFLTAH; encoded by the coding sequence ATGGATAACAAGCAGTCTTTATTCAGGCATGAAGATGCAAAGTTACCTAATTTTTTAGCATTTACCTATATTGCGTTAACGTATGTGTTTGGCTTTGTGTTTGTTTTGTCAGAGCCTCTTTGGCTGAATGTAATTGGTGTGGTGATGTTGGCGCACTCGATGGTGATTGCCGCTTATTTGATTCACGAAGCCGCGCACCACAGTTTGTTTAGGAATAAAAAACATAACCAGTGGTTTTCTGAAATCCTGTTATGGGTCACGGGCACCAGTTATTCTCACTTTGAAGATATTCAAAACAAACATAACCGACATCACATTGACCGAGCCGATGTGGTTTCTTTTGATTTCCGTCCTTTATTACAAAAGCATCCTCTGTTTTTAAAAGTCATTAAAGCTTTCGAATGGGCGTATATTCCGGCACTGGAAATTTGGATGCACTTTTTGGTGATTGTCCTTCCGTTTATCAAAGAGAGTCGTCGTGCACGCAGAACCCATGTCGTGACGGTTCTGATTTTAAGAGTGGCTTTTTTCTGGGGCTTGGCGTCCATTTCCATTGATGTGCTTTGGTTGTATCCCATCGCTTATTTAATGTTTTTGACGGTGATGCGTTTTATGGATGTGCATCAACATACTTATGAAGTGTTTGAAACATTGGATCAGAAAAGAGGACCAGAGGCGAAACTCAGAGACGCTGAGTTTGAAGAACATAATACCTATTCTAATTTGTTGTCGCTGCGTTACCCTTGGGTGAATTTGTTGGTGTTGAATTTTTGTTATCACAATGTGCATCACAAAAGCATGCTGCAACCTTGGTATCGATTGCCGAAACTGCATGCCGAGATGTTCGGCAACGACTATCAGCAGATTTTGACCTTTAAGCATTTAATCAAAAGTTTTCATCGTTATCGTGTGCCGAGAATCCTGAATGGCGATCCGGTTAATCTACCGGTGAAGCAAGATGAAGGGGAAAGTTTTATCGGGGTGGATGGGGTTTCCTTTTTAACCGCACATTAA
- the glnT gene encoding type III glutamate--ammonia ligase has protein sequence MSHDIENKKQALKDMGVKYCLGAYVDIHGIPKGKFVPIDHLGHMLEGSELYTGYALDGLGQMPNEDEIASVPDLNSLIQLPWQPEVAWMAADNTLHGEPYEISTRVALKKVLAEAEEMGFGFNLGIECELFVLKEEEDGSLSVPDRDDKLIKPCYDVRSFMNRFTWLDKMATTINDLGWDLYSLDHEDANGQYEFDFQYSDALTMCDRFIFFRYMAKHYAQEEGLLATLMPKPFADKTGNGAHFNMSLFDKETGKNVFACDPKDDPRGLGLTELGYQFIAGVLKHGPALCAVFSPTVNSYKRLIRQGAMATFSWAPVFNSFGSNNRTNSVRVPLGGGRFESRNADGSVNPYLASALVLAAGLEGIKEKLDPGLPQEENLYELSEAERAEKGIEFLPQNLGEAVRAFAEDPFVEKVLGKGLSDEFIKYKSQEWEEYHRTVSAWEIERYSHLF, from the coding sequence ATGAGTCATGATATTGAGAATAAGAAACAGGCATTAAAAGACATGGGCGTCAAATATTGTTTAGGCGCTTATGTCGATATTCATGGAATACCAAAGGGAAAATTTGTCCCGATTGATCATTTGGGGCATATGCTTGAAGGATCTGAACTGTACACCGGGTATGCACTGGATGGGTTAGGACAAATGCCGAATGAGGATGAAATCGCATCCGTGCCGGATTTAAACAGTTTAATTCAGTTGCCTTGGCAGCCGGAAGTTGCCTGGATGGCGGCAGATAACACTTTGCACGGCGAGCCTTATGAAATCAGCACACGGGTGGCTTTAAAGAAAGTACTGGCAGAAGCCGAAGAAATGGGGTTTGGATTTAATCTCGGTATCGAATGTGAGTTGTTTGTGCTGAAAGAAGAAGAGGATGGTTCCTTGTCGGTTCCCGATCGGGACGATAAGTTGATTAAACCTTGTTACGATGTTCGCAGCTTTATGAATCGTTTTACCTGGCTGGATAAGATGGCCACGACCATCAATGACCTAGGGTGGGATTTGTATTCGTTGGATCATGAGGATGCAAACGGTCAATATGAATTCGATTTCCAGTACAGCGATGCATTGACCATGTGTGACCGTTTTATTTTCTTCCGTTATATGGCAAAGCATTATGCACAGGAAGAAGGCTTGTTGGCGACATTGATGCCCAAACCGTTTGCGGATAAAACCGGGAATGGGGCGCACTTCAATATGTCGTTGTTCGATAAAGAAACCGGCAAGAATGTGTTTGCCTGCGACCCGAAAGATGATCCAAGAGGGTTAGGGTTAACGGAACTGGGTTATCAGTTTATCGCTGGCGTTTTAAAGCATGGCCCGGCTTTATGTGCGGTGTTTTCACCGACGGTAAACAGTTATAAGCGACTGATTCGACAAGGGGCGATGGCGACTTTTTCTTGGGCGCCGGTGTTTAATTCGTTTGGTTCCAACAACCGAACCAATTCCGTGCGTGTGCCTTTAGGCGGCGGACGTTTTGAATCGCGTAACGCGGATGGTTCGGTCAATCCATATTTGGCTTCGGCACTTGTTTTGGCCGCTGGGTTGGAAGGCATTAAAGAGAAACTCGACCCAGGTTTGCCACAAGAAGAAAACCTGTATGAGTTGTCTGAAGCAGAAAGAGCTGAAAAAGGGATTGAATTCTTACCGCAAAACTTAGGTGAAGCGGTGCGTGCGTTTGCCGAAGATCCGTTTGTTGAAAAGGTGTTGGGGAAAGGCTTGAGTGATGAGTTTATTAAATATAAATCACAAGAGTGGGAAGAATATCATCGTACGGTATCCGCTTGGGAAATTGAGCGATACAGCCACTTGTTTTAA
- a CDS encoding amylosucrase, which translates to MYEQISHSLLNDILNQIKPDIYEQDLRHFYTRLGANFYAIHSLFDRLYGNRPDFKEQSLRLVETMARQYIKRPDKLKDLDIEREDDYNWFLSQEWVGMALYSNGFANDLKGMKEHLSYFQELGVNLVHIMPIMKCPEGRSDGGYAISDFREIDDRIGTLEDLNELSSEMQQRDLLLVLDVVLNHTSDEHEWAQKARSGDPVYQDYFYTFESRNIPDMFEQSMLEVFPETAPGNFTWDEEMQRWVMTVFNNYQWDLNYSNPAVFIEMLDVILFWANQGADILRLDAVAFLWKKIGSTCQNEHEAHLILQLLKDCCQVTAPGVLFIAEAIVAPVEVTKYFGEDAVIAKECEIAYNATFMALMWDAVATKNAKLLNQGIKSLPVKLERATWLNYVRCHDDIGLGFDDKDIIKAGYDPNSHRRFLIDYLTGQFDDSHARGLPFGENAKTGDARISGSLASLVGLQYAMETGDIEATEDAVKIILLLHSMILAFGGIPLLYYGDEIGTLNDDAYLSDPNKMDDNRWVHRPHIDWEKTERRNTTGTVEYQIFSALKKMIAVRKEISVFSDFNNRELIEVDNENLFVISRFDPHKFSDRVLVVANFNSKPQSLNLEEVSSWGSYQNGELMDLYTRQSPEIFNNALIVPGFSFYWLYEM; encoded by the coding sequence ATGTACGAACAAATATCTCATTCTTTACTCAACGATATCCTAAATCAGATTAAGCCAGATATTTATGAACAGGACTTACGGCATTTCTACACTCGCCTGGGTGCAAACTTCTACGCCATTCATTCCTTGTTTGACCGACTTTACGGTAATCGACCAGATTTTAAAGAACAATCTCTACGATTAGTCGAGACCATGGCACGCCAATACATCAAGCGCCCGGACAAGTTGAAGGATTTGGACATTGAAAGGGAAGATGATTACAACTGGTTTCTGAGTCAAGAATGGGTGGGCATGGCGCTCTACTCCAATGGGTTTGCCAATGACCTGAAAGGCATGAAAGAACACTTGAGTTATTTTCAGGAACTGGGCGTCAACCTCGTGCACATTATGCCAATCATGAAATGTCCGGAAGGGCGAAGTGACGGTGGCTACGCCATCAGCGACTTTCGTGAAATCGACGACCGTATCGGAACGTTAGAAGATTTGAACGAATTGTCTTCTGAAATGCAGCAAAGAGACCTGCTTCTGGTGCTCGATGTGGTGTTGAACCATACCTCGGATGAACATGAATGGGCGCAAAAAGCACGTTCTGGTGACCCCGTATATCAAGACTACTTTTACACATTTGAATCTCGCAATATTCCGGACATGTTTGAACAAAGCATGCTGGAGGTCTTTCCTGAAACCGCTCCCGGTAACTTCACTTGGGATGAGGAAATGCAGCGCTGGGTCATGACGGTCTTCAACAATTACCAATGGGATTTGAACTACAGCAACCCTGCCGTCTTTATCGAGATGCTCGATGTGATTCTGTTTTGGGCCAATCAAGGGGCAGACATTCTTCGATTGGATGCCGTGGCCTTTCTATGGAAAAAAATCGGCAGCACCTGCCAAAACGAACACGAAGCGCACCTGATCTTACAGCTTTTAAAAGACTGTTGTCAGGTCACCGCACCCGGCGTACTTTTTATTGCGGAAGCAATTGTGGCCCCCGTTGAAGTCACAAAATACTTCGGTGAAGATGCCGTCATCGCCAAAGAGTGTGAAATCGCTTATAACGCTACGTTTATGGCTTTGATGTGGGATGCGGTCGCGACCAAAAATGCCAAATTGTTGAATCAGGGCATCAAAAGCCTTCCAGTCAAGTTGGAGCGCGCAACCTGGTTGAACTATGTGCGCTGCCATGATGACATCGGGCTTGGATTTGATGACAAAGATATTATCAAAGCAGGCTACGACCCTAATTCTCACCGTCGATTTTTGATTGATTATTTAACAGGACAATTTGATGATTCGCATGCGCGAGGTCTACCGTTTGGTGAAAATGCCAAAACCGGTGACGCTCGTATCTCTGGCTCCCTTGCCTCGTTGGTTGGATTGCAATATGCCATGGAAACCGGCGACATTGAAGCCACTGAAGATGCGGTGAAAATCATTTTATTACTGCACAGCATGATTCTGGCATTTGGTGGTATCCCTTTGCTTTATTACGGTGATGAGATCGGAACCTTGAACGATGATGCCTACTTATCTGATCCAAATAAAATGGATGATAATCGCTGGGTGCATCGTCCTCATATTGATTGGGAAAAAACTGAACGCCGTAACACGACAGGCACAGTCGAATATCAAATCTTCAGTGCTTTGAAAAAAATGATTGCGGTACGTAAGGAAATCAGCGTGTTTTCTGACTTCAACAACCGAGAACTGATTGAGGTCGACAATGAGAACCTGTTTGTTATCAGCCGGTTTGACCCGCACAAATTCAGCGACCGCGTACTGGTGGTGGCTAACTTCAACAGCAAACCGCAATCTTTGAATCTGGAAGAAGTGAGTAGCTGGGGAAGTTACCAAAATGGTGAATTAATGGATTTATATACCCGACAGAGTCCGGAAATTTTCAACAATGCGTTGATTGTGCCAGGCTTCAGCTTTTATTGGCTATATGAAATGTAA
- a CDS encoding carbohydrate kinase family protein, producing the protein MMTPSNIAIFGEVLFDCFPTGEKVLGGAPFNIAWHLQAMGDSPTFISRVGTDDLGKQIILSAQEWGLKPDHIQLDPTHPTGQVAITVEEGEPHYLITPDSAYDFIDQHLIKLPSPPDILYHGTLALRNKPSRQALEALIQTTGAPLFLDVNLRDPWWQKDDVEQWLSRATWVKLNIDELKTLGFATNHTESEMRQFQNQFDLEQVIVTRGSEGPIVLTQDNQFHEKKPDDLAKFVDTVGAGDAFTAVYIHGLMSKWSIEKTLAAAQGFASQVIGIRGATSTDPAFYQQFIDTL; encoded by the coding sequence ATGATGACCCCTTCTAACATTGCCATTTTTGGCGAAGTACTGTTTGATTGTTTCCCAACAGGCGAAAAAGTATTGGGCGGCGCGCCCTTTAATATCGCCTGGCATCTTCAAGCAATGGGGGATTCGCCCACCTTTATCTCAAGAGTCGGTACGGATGACCTAGGCAAACAAATTATCTTGAGCGCTCAAGAATGGGGATTGAAGCCAGACCATATTCAGCTGGATCCGACCCATCCAACCGGGCAAGTCGCCATCACCGTTGAAGAGGGTGAACCCCATTACCTGATTACGCCTGACAGTGCTTATGACTTTATTGATCAACACCTTATTAAGCTGCCCTCTCCGCCCGATATTCTGTATCATGGAACTTTAGCTTTGAGAAACAAGCCCTCTCGCCAAGCTTTGGAAGCACTCATCCAAACCACTGGTGCGCCTTTATTTTTAGATGTAAACCTTCGTGACCCGTGGTGGCAGAAAGACGATGTCGAACAGTGGTTATCTCGAGCGACTTGGGTCAAACTAAACATTGATGAACTCAAAACACTCGGGTTTGCCACAAACCATACTGAATCTGAAATGCGTCAATTTCAGAACCAGTTTGACTTGGAGCAAGTGATTGTCACACGAGGGAGTGAAGGCCCCATTGTGCTCACCCAAGACAACCAATTTCATGAAAAAAAACCGGATGATTTAGCCAAATTTGTTGACACCGTTGGCGCTGGCGATGCCTTTACTGCGGTTTACATTCATGGTCTAATGTCTAAGTGGTCAATTGAAAAAACATTGGCTGCAGCACAAGGATTTGCCAGTCAAGTCATCGGTATCCGGGGTGCCACATCTACCGACCCCGCATTTTATCAACAATTTATTGATACACTTTAG
- a CDS encoding DMT family transporter, translated as MEAVAIFVLFSASVLWGLTWLPLKYLNQMGFDGVPLTLFLYLIMFILILPWAWRERHHILTSWKVLLGVALLGGGAQLAFNTALVYGEVIRVMVLFYLVPLWGVLGGRIFLQEKIDQIRWLGVGFSIFGAFLVVGGLHAFVAPPSWIDGVALLSGFLFAMNNIVFRVSQAVPVKIKLAFMFFGAFLLAGAVITQMEIPVSFDVSGQAWGILFLYAAVWMMAANFGTQWAVTHIEAGRSSIIIIMELVTAVVSASLILGETMTPLEMVGGSLIMLAAFLEARRAQ; from the coding sequence ATGGAAGCAGTCGCGATCTTCGTGCTTTTTAGTGCCTCAGTTTTATGGGGGTTAACCTGGCTTCCTTTGAAGTATCTGAATCAGATGGGGTTTGATGGGGTTCCGTTGACCCTTTTTTTGTATCTGATTATGTTTATTTTGATTCTGCCTTGGGCTTGGCGGGAACGGCATCATATTTTAACGTCATGGAAAGTGTTGTTAGGGGTGGCTTTGTTGGGCGGTGGTGCCCAGCTCGCTTTTAATACTGCGCTGGTTTATGGCGAAGTGATTCGGGTCATGGTGTTGTTTTACCTGGTACCGCTTTGGGGCGTACTGGGAGGGCGCATCTTTCTCCAAGAGAAGATTGATCAGATCCGATGGCTGGGGGTGGGATTTTCAATTTTCGGCGCCTTTTTAGTGGTGGGTGGGTTGCACGCTTTTGTGGCGCCTCCCTCATGGATTGACGGGGTTGCCTTGTTGTCTGGATTTTTATTTGCGATGAATAATATTGTGTTTCGTGTTTCACAGGCAGTTCCGGTCAAAATTAAGTTAGCGTTCATGTTTTTCGGTGCTTTTTTATTGGCAGGCGCGGTTATTACTCAGATGGAGATTCCAGTGTCATTCGATGTTTCTGGCCAGGCCTGGGGGATTTTATTCCTATATGCTGCTGTTTGGATGATGGCCGCTAATTTTGGAACGCAGTGGGCGGTCACACATATTGAGGCAGGGCGTTCTTCCATCATCATTATCATGGAATTGGTGACTGCGGTGGTGTCGGCGAGTTTGATTTTAGGTGAGACCATGACACCGCTGGAAATGGTTGGCGGCAGTTTGATTATGTTGGCTGCTTTTTTAGAAGCTCGACGCGCACAATAA